Part of the Anaeromyxobacter diazotrophicus genome, GCGAGATCCGGCCGGTGCTGGCGCTGGCGGGTGCGCTGCTGGCCGGGATCGCCGCCACCTTCGGCCTCACCTGGCTGGTCATCGGGTACCTCAACACGCAGACCGCCTTCCTGGGCTCGATCGTGGTGGGGACCGGCGTCAACTACGGGATCGTCTACCTGGCGCGGGTGAGCCAGCTGCGGCGGCGCGGCGCCTCGCTGGAGGAGGCCTGCCAGGAGGGGGCGAGCGCCGCGGTCAAGGGCACGCTCCTCGCCTCGGTCGGAACCAGCGTCGCGTTCGGCACGCTGCTCGTCGCCACCAACCGCGGCTTCCGCCACTTCGGGTTCATCGGCGGGGTGGGCGTCCTCCTGTGCTGGGTCGCCACCTTCGCGCTGATCCCGGCCCTCCTCGCGGCGCTGGAGCGCCTCCGGCCCTACCGGGCCCCGGCGGCCGCCGCCTCGGTGGACCGCGGCAGCCTGCTCATCGACCGCCTGCTCCGGCGCCCGCGCGCCATCGCGGCCGGGTTCGCGGTGCTCACCGCCGCGTCGCTCGCCGTCTTCGTCTGGCACCTGCCGAACGCGATGGAGCGCAACCTCGACAACCTCACCAACGACGCCACCGGCGGCGAGGAGCTGCGCCGCGACCACGCGCGGGCCCGCGAGGCCCTCGGGACGTCGGTGGCGGGCGCCATCGCGCTCCTGCCGACGCGCGACGGGGCGGACGCCTACTGCGACGCGCTCCGGCAGCGGATGAAGGAGCAGCCGCGGCTCGCGCAGCTCATCGAGAGCTGCGAGACGGTCGCCACCGTGATCCCCTCGCACCAGGAGGAGAAGCTCGCCATCCTGCGCGACCTCGGCGACCGGCTCACCGATCGCGTCCTCGCGCACCTCCCGGCGGACCAGGCGCGCCGCGCGCGCGAGATCCGGGCGCAGCTGGCGGAGCAGCGGCTCCTCGGCGACGACGAGGGGCCGCCGTCGCTCGTGGACCAGTACCGCGAGCGCGACGGGACCGTCGGGCGGCTCGCGTTCGTCCGCGCGCGCGGCGACGCGAAGCTCGAGCTCGGCCCCAACCTGCGGGCGTACGCCGCGGGCGTGCGCGACGTCCCGGTGGCCGGGGGGAAGTACGACGCGGCCGGGGCGGACATCGTGGTGGCCGACCTGCTCGAGGACATCGAGCGGCAGGGGCCGCGGGTCACGCTCCTCTCCTTCCTGTGCGTCTGCGCGCTGGTGGTGGTGTTCTTCCGGACCCGGGCGCGGAGCGCGCTCCTCCTGCTCTCGCTCGGCTCGGGCGTCGCCCTCATGGCGGGCTTCGCCACCGTGACCGGCATCAAGATCAACTTCTTCAACTTCATCGTCTTCCCGATCACGTTCGGGATCGCGGTCGACTACGGCGCGAACGTCCTCTCGCGCATGGTCTCCCGGAGGAACGTCGCGCCCGCGCTGAAGGAGGTGGGCGGCGCGGTCATCCTGTGCTCCTGGACCACCATCGTCGGCTACGGGTCGCTCATCCTGTCGTTCAACCGCGCCCTGCGGTCGTTCGGCTGGTACGCCATGCTGGGCGAGCTGACCACGCTCGTCACCGCGATCGTGCTCCTGCCCGCCCTGGCGAAGCTCTTCCCCGGCGAGTCCTGGATGGCGCGCCCCGGCGAGGCGATCCTGGGCGAGGACGATCCGCCGGCCGCGGCCGACGGGGACGACCGGCGCGCGGCGGGGTGAGCGGCCGGCGCGCGGGGGCGGTCCGTCACGCGGCCCGGCGCGCCACCGCCACGCACCCCACCACCGCCGCCGCCACGATCCAGAGGACCGGCGGCACCGCCTCCCCGAGGAGCAGCGCCGAGAGCGCCAGGCTGAGGAACGGCTGCAGGAGCTGCACCTGCCCGACGCGGGCGATGCCGCCCAGCGCCAGGCCGCGATACCAGGCGAAGAAGCCGAGGAACATGCTGACCAGGCTCTGGTACCCGAAGGCGGCCCAGCTCGACGCGGGCACCGGGCCGTGGGGGCGCGTGGCCCACACCGGCCAGGGCAAGAGCGGCAGGGCGAGGACGAGCGCCCAGGAGATGGTCTGCCAGCTGCCCAGCGTGCGCGCCGCCTTCCCCCCCGCGACGTAGCCGAACGCGACCAGGACGACCGCGGCCAGCATGAGGGCGTCGCCGCGGGAGAGCCGGAGCGGCGCGCCCGCCCCGCCGGCGCGCCACAGCGCGAAGCCGACCACCAGCGCGCAGCCGGCAGCCGAGGCCGCCCAGAACGCGGGGCCGTGCCGCTCGCGCGCGAGGAGCGCCGCCACCGCGGCGGTGAGGAGCGGGGCCGTGCCGAGGATGACCGAGGCGTGCGCCGCGGGCATGTCGCGCAGGGCGAGCGTCGAGAGCACCGGGAAGCCGAGCACCACCCCGCCCACCACCAGCGCGAGCCAGCGCCACTCCAGGCCCGCCGGCGCGCGGGGGCGGCGCCAGGTGAGGAGGAGCGCCGAGAGGATCCCCGCCACGAGCGCCCGGCCCAGGCTCACGAAGAGCGGGTCGAGGTGCAGCGCCGCCATCCGCGCGGTGGGCAGGGAGCCGGCGAAGGTGAGGATGCCCAGGAACCCCCAGGCCAGGCCGCGGCGGACGGCGGCGGGCGAGGGGCCCGCGCCGGCGTCGCCGCGCGGGGGGGCGGCTGGGGGCGGTCCGGCGGCGGGGCGCATGGGGGGTGGGCTCTAGCCCGGCGGCAGGCGGCCTGTCGAGCGAATCGCGGGCGCGCGGAGCGCGCGCGGACGCGTTCCAGCCCCGGCGGGCGGTGTGCTAGGTTGCGCGCCCATGCCCCGCCGCACCGACATCAAGAAGATCATGATCGTGGGGTCCGGCCCCATCGTCATCGGCCAGGCCTGCGAGTTCGACTACTCCGGCGTCCAGGCCTGCAAGGCCTTGCAGGAGGAGGGCTTCGAGGTCGTCCTCCTCAACTCGAACCCGGCCACCATCATGACCGATCCGGTCTTCGCCGACCGGACCTACCTCGAGCCGATCACGCCCGAGTTCGCCGAGCAGATCCTGGCGCGCGAGAAGCCCGACGCGCTCCTGCCGACGCTCGGCGGGCAGACGGCGCTCAACCTGGCGGTCGCGCTCGCCCGGAACGGCGCGCTGGCGCGCCACGGGGTGCAGCTCATCGGCGCCTCCCTCCAGGCGATCGAGAAGGCCGAGGACCGGCAGCTCTTCAAGCAGGCGATGGACCGCGTCGGCGTGGAGATGCCGCGGTCCGGCTACGCCACCGGCTTCGAGGAGGCGAAGCGGATGGCCGACGAGATCGGCTTCCCCATCATCCTCCGGCCCTCCTTCACCATGGGGGGTGAGGGCGGCGGCGTCGCCTACAACCGCGAGGAGTTCGAGGAGCTGGCGCGGCGCGCCCTGCAGCTCTCGCCCAACCACACGATCCTGGTCGAGGAGTCGATCATCGGGTGGAAGGAGTACGAGCTCGAGGTGATGCGCGACCGGAACGACAACGTCGTCATCATCTGCTCCATCGAGAACCTCGACCCGATGGGCGTCCACACCGGCGACTCCATCACCGTCGCGCCCATCCAGACGCTGACGGACAAGGAGTACCAGCGGATGCGGGACGCCTCGGTCCGCATCATCCGCGAGATCGGCGTCGACACCGGCGGGTCGAACATCCAGTTCGGGGTCCACCCGAAGACCGGCCGCCAGGTCGTCATCGAGATGAACCCGCGCGTCTCCCGCAGCTCCGCGCTGGCCTCGAAGGCGACCGGGTTCCCCATCGCCAAGATCGCGGCCAAGCTCGCCGTCGGCTACACGCTCGACGAGATCAAGAACGACATCACCCGCGAGACGCCGGCCAGCTTCGAGCCGACCATCGACTACGTGGTCACGAAGATCCCGCGCTTCGCCTTCGAGAAGTTCAAGGGCGCCGACGACACCCTCACCACCCAGATGAAGTCGGTGGGCGAGGTGATGGCCATCGGCCGCACCTTCCAGGAGAGCTTCCAGAAGGCGCTGCGCGGGCTCGAGATCGACCGGGCCGGCCTGGAGTCGCCGCTCGGGAAGAAGCCGGGCGCCGCCTACACGGAGGCGGAGCTCGGCCGTATCCGCGACGAGATGCGGGTGCCGCGCGCCCACCGGATCTTCTGGGTGGGGGAGGGGCTCCGGGCCGGGATGAGCGTGGAGGAGGTGCACGGCATCACCTTCATCGACCCCTGGTTCCTGCGCGCGATCCAGGGCCTGGTGCGAGAGGAGGCCGCGCTCGCCCGCGGCCTGCCCGAGGGCGCCGCCGGCTGGAAGCGCGTGAAGGCCATGGGCTTCTCGGACCGGCGGCTGGCGCAGCTCGCCGGGGCGAAGGAGGCGCAGGTGCGGGAGGCGCGCTGGAAGGCGGGCGTCCACCCGGTCTTCAAGCGCGTCGACACCTGCGCGGCGGAGTTCGAGGCCTACACCCCCTACCTCTACTCCTCGTACGAGGAGGAGTGCGAGGCGGCCCCGACCGGCCGGCGCAAGGTCATGATCCTGGGCGGCGGCCCGAACCGCATCGGCCAGGGCATCGAGTTCGACTACTGCTGCGTGCACGCCAGCTTCGCGCTCAGGCAGGCCGGGTTCGAGACCATCATGGTCAACTGCAACCCGGAGACGGTCTCGACCGACTACGACACCTCCGACCGCCTCTACTTCGAGCCGCTCACGCTCGAGGACGTGCTCGAGATCGTGCGCGTCGAGAAGCCGGAGGGGCTCATCGTCCAGTACGGCGGCCAGACGCCGCTCAAGCTGGCGGTGCCGCTCGACGAGCTCTCGGTCCCCATCCTCGGCACCACCCCGGACGCCATCGACCGCGCCGAGGACCGCGAGCGCTTCTCGCAGCTCATCGAGAAGCTCGGGCTGCGCCAGCCGGAGAACGGGGTCGCCCGGAGCGCCGAGGAGGCGTTCAAGGTGGCGCACCGCATCGGCTACCCGGTCATGGTGCGGCCCTCGTACGTGCTGGGCGGCCGCGCGATGGAGGTGGTCCACGACGACGCCGACCTCCGCAGCTACCTGACCGAGGCGGTGCAGGCCTCGAACGAGCGCCCGGTCCTCATCGACCGCTTCCTGCGCGACGCGGCCGAGGTGGACGTGGACGTCGTCTCCGACGGGACGGCGGTGGTGGTGGGCGGGATCATGGAGCACATCGAGGAGGCCGGCATCCACTCCGGCGACTCGGCCTGCGCGCTGCCGCCGTACAGCCTCTCGCCGGAGCTGGTGGCGGAGATCGAGCGGCAGTCGATCGCGCTCGCCCGGGAGCTCCAGGTGAAGGGGCTCATGAACGTGCAGTTCGCCGTCCAGGGCGGCGACGTCTACGTCCTCGAGGTGAACCCGCGCGCCAGCCGCACCGTGCCATTCGTGGGCAAGGCCACCGGCGTGTCGTTCGCCAAGGTGGCGGCGCTCGCCATGGTCGGGAAGACGCTCGCGGAGCAGGGGCTCTCCGCCCGGCCGCAGCCGCAGCACGTCTCGGTGAAGGAGGCGGTGTTCCCCTTCGCGCGCTTCCGCGGGGTGGACACGGTGCTCGGGCCGGAGATGCGCTCCACCGGCGAGGTCATGGGCATCGCCTCCGACTTCTACAGCGCCTTCTGGAAGGCGCAGGCCGCGGCGGGCAACACGCTCCCGCGCGACGGCGCCGGGCTGCGGGCGTTCGTGTCGGTGAAGGACGGCGACAAGCCCGGCCTGGCCGACGTCTGCCGGCGGCTGCTGGCGCTCGGCTTCGAGGTGCTCGCCACGCGCGGCACGGCGGCGTTCCTGGCGGAGCGCGGCCTCGCCACCACGCTGGTGCAGAAGGTCCAGGAGGGGCGCCCGTCCATCGTCGACCGCATCAAGGACGGCGACGTGCACCTCGTCTTCAACACCACCGCCGGGAAGCGCGAGATCGCCGACAGCTACTCGATCCGGCGCGAGACGCTCATGAAGGGCGTGCCGTACTTCACCACCCTGACCGGGGCGCGGGCGGCGGTGGGGGCCATCGAGGCGGCGCGCGCCGGGCGCCCGGAGGCTCGCTCGCTGCAGGAGTACCACCAGGTGGCCGCGCCGAAGCGTTGACATCACGGGCGGGCTGAAGCACGATTCTCCGAGCGGCCGCCCCTCCGGGCGGCCGCGGTCTTTTTACTGGAAGGGACGTCATGGCCGATCAGCGCATGCCCATCACGAAGAGCGGGCTCGAGCGGCTCAAGCAGGAGCTCAAGCGCCTCAAGGCGGTGGAGCGGCCGAAGATCGTGAAGGAGATCGCCGAGGCGCGCTCGCACGGCGACCTCTCCGAGAACGCCGAGTACCACGCCGCCAAGGACAAGCAGTCGCACCTCGAGGGCCGCCTCCTGCAGGTGGAGGACTGGATCGCGCGCGCCGAGGTGATCGACGTCTCGAAGCTCAAGGGCGACCGGGTCGTCTTCGGCGCCACCGTCACCCTGGCCGACGGCGACTCGGGCGACGAGGTGCGCTACCAGGTCGTGGGCGAGCTCGAGGCGGACCTCAAGAAGGGCAAGATCAGCGTCACCTCGCCCATCGCGCGGGCGCTCATCGGCAAGCAGGAGGGCGACGTCGCGCAGGTGAAGTCGCCCGGCGGCCAGCGCGAGTACGAGATCGTGAGCGTCGAGTTCGTCGAGGAGGAGCTGTCCGCGGGCGACGAGGCGTAGCCCGCGGCAGCGACGCCCCGTGCCCGGCAGCGCCAGCGGCAGCCCGCCACGCGGGGCGGCGCCCGGGGCGCTGGCCGCGGCGCAGCACCTCGCGGCGCTCGTGCCGCCGCTCCGGTTCGCCGCGCGCGACGGTTTCGCCGGCCTGCCGCGGCTCTCCGGGTTCGGCGAGCTCGTGCAGGGCGCGGTCGCCCGGGCCCGCGAGGCCGGTGCGCCGGACTCCGCGGCGCTGCGGGGGCTCTCGGCCGAGGCGGAGCGGTTCGAGGCGCGTCCGCTGGCGGAGAAGCGCCAGGCGCTCCTGCGCGTAGCCGGTCACCTCTCGGCGCTGGTGCCAGTCCCCGAGGAGCTGCGCGAGCTGGCCGCGCGGGGGAGGGTGGCGCGGGGGGAGGGGAAGGGGACCTCGACCGCGACCTCGACCGCGACCGCGACCTCGACCGCGACCTCGACCGCGACCTCGACCCCGACCTCGACCCCGACCTCGACGTCCGCGACGATCCGCCCGGCACGGGGTTCCCCATCGCTCCATTCTCCCTCTCCCCCACCGGGGGAGAGGGCCAGGGAGAGGGGGCCGCTCGGCGAGAGCGCCGTCGCCTCCCCCCCGCCGCCCCGCGACGCGAAGGAGCGCGCCGCCCGCCGGGCGCGCCTCCGCACCAAGCTCGCCGAGCTCCCGCGCGCCCACCCCGCCCCCCGGGCGCTCCTCGAGGAGCGCGGGTACCTCACCGTCGAGGACGCGCTCGCCTTCTGGCCCAAGGCGTACCAGGACCGCGCGCGGGCGAGCACCCTGGCCGAGCTGCGCGCCGGGGAGCCGGGCATCGCCGTGGGCGAGGTGCGCAGCGCCAAGCAGGCGCGCATGCGCAGCGGCAAGCCGCTCCTGCGGGTGGACCTCGCCGACGCCACCGGCCGGCTCGACCTCGTCTTCTTCAACCCGCCGCCCTGGCGGGCGAAGCAGCTCACGGCGGGGGAGACGCTGCTCGTCTCGGGCAAGGTGACGGAGGGCTTCGGCGGCCGCCGCCAGATGAGCCAGCCGGAGGTGGAGAAGCTCTCGCCGGGCGACTCGGCCAACTTCGGCCGCATCGTGCCGTTCTACGCCGGCCCGGCGGACTACCAGCACCCCGCGCTGCGCAAGCTCATGAAGCGGCTCTGCGACGAGCTCGCGCCCTTCACGGTGGACGACCTGCCCGCCGACGTGCGCGCCCGGCGCGAGCTCCTCCCGGCCGGGCAGGCGCTGCGCGAGGCGCACTTCCCGCCCGAGGGGACCGACCCGGCGGCCGCGGCCGAGCGCGCCACGCCCGCCTTCCGGCGGCTGGTGTTCGAGGAGCTCTTCTTCCTGCAGCTCGCCCTGGCGCAGCGGCGGCGCGGGCTGCGCCGAGACCCCGGCATCGCCTTCGCGGCTGGCCCGGAGGAGGTGGCCCGGGCGACCGCGCTCCTGCCGTTCCAGCTCACCGGCGCGCAGCGCCGCGCGCTCGACGAGATCGCGCGCGACATGGCGCGGCCCGAGCCCATGCACCGGCTCCTGCAGGGTGACGTGGGCAGCGGCAAGACCGCCGTCGCCTTCGCCGCCATGATGCTGGCGGTCCGGTCGGGCCACCAGGCGGCGCTCATGGCGCCGACCGAGATCCTCGCCGAGCAGCACGCCCGCACCATGCGCCGCTGGCTCGAGGGCACCGGGGTCGAGCTGGCGCTGGTCGGCGCCTCCGCGCGCGGGAAGGCGCAGCGGGACGCGCGCGCCGCGCTCGCCTCCGGGAAGGCGCGGCTCGCGGTCGGCACCCACGCGCTCATCGAGGAGGACGTGGGGCTCGACCGGCTGGGGCTGGTGGTGGTGGACGAGCAGCACCGCTTCGGCGTGCTGCAGCGGGCGAAGCTCATCGGGAAGGGGGGCCGCCCGGACGTGCTCGTCATGACCGCCACCCCCATCCCGCGCACGCTGGCGCTCGCGTTCTACGGCGACCTCGACCAGTCCAAGATCGACGAGCTGCCGCCGGGCCGGACGCCGGTGGAGACGAAGGTGTTCGGCGACTCGCAGCGCAAGCGCGCCTACGAGCTCGCCCGGCGCGAGCTCGAGGGTGGGCGGCAGGTGTACGTCGTCTACCCGCTCGTGGCCGAGTCGGAGAAGAGCGACCTCGCCGACGCCACCACCGGCGCGGCCGAGCTGGCCCGGGTCTTCGCCGGGCACGAGGTGGCGCTCCTGCACGGGCAGATGAAGGCGGACGAGAAGGACGCCGTGATGGCCCGGTTCCGCGCCGGCGAGGTGGGGGTGCTCGTCGCCACCACCGTGATCGAGGTCGGCGTCGACGTCCCCAACGCCACCGTCATGATCGTGGAGCACGCCGAGCGGTTCGGCCTCTCCCAGCTCCACCAGCTCCGCGGCCGCGTCGGGCGCGGCGCGGCGCGGAGCCACTGCCTGCTGGTGGCGCACTTCAAGCGGACGAGCGACGAGGCCCGGGAGCGCCTGAGGGTGATGGAGGCGACCCAGGACGGCTTCGAGCTCGCCCGCGCCGACCTGCGCATCCGCGGGCCGGGCGAGCTCGTCGGGACCCGGCAGTCGGGGCAGAAGCTCTTCGCCATCGCCGACCTGTACCGGGACGAGGCCATCCTGGAGGAGGCGCGCGAGGAGGCGTTCGCCCTGGTGGAGGCCGACCCCGAGCTGCGGCGCCCCGAGCACGCGGCCGCCGCGGAGGCGCTCGCGGAGCGGTGGGCGGGCCGCCTCTCGCTCGCGCAGATCGGCTGACCGGCCTACACTCGCCTCGTGAGCAGAGCGCTCGCGAGGCAGCTCTCCGAGATGGGGATCCGCGACCCGCGCGTGCTGCGCGCGGTGGAGCAGGTGCCGCGGCAGCTCTTCGTGCCGCCGGCGCTGCGGCGCGAGGCCGAGTCCGACCGGCCGCTCCCCATCGGCTTCGGCCAGACCATCTCCCAGCCCTTCATCGTCGCGCTCATGACCGAGGCGCTCCAGCTCACGGGCAGCGAGCGGGTGCTCGAGGTGGGCACCGGCTCCGGCTACCAGACGGCCCTGCTCGCGCTGCTCGCGCGCGAGGTGTGGTCGGTGGAGATCGTCCCCGAGCTCTCCGCGCAGGCCGCCGCGGCGCTCCGCACGCTCGGCCTCGAGAACGCGCGCCTCCGGGTGGGGGACGGCCGGGAGGGCTGGCCCGAGGCCGCCCCGTTCGACCGGATCGCCGTCACCGCCGCGCCCGCGGCGGTGCCCGAGCCGCTCCTCGCCCAGCTCGCGCCGGGCGGGCGCCTCGTCATCCCGGTGGGCGCCGACCCCGAGCTGCAGCAGCTCGAGCTCCTCGTCCGCGGCAGCGACGGCGTGACCACCACCACCCACCTCCTCCCCGTCCGCTTCGTGCCGCTCGTGGGCGGCGGCGGGTGAGCCTTCTGGTATTCTCGGGCGATGGCGCGCTGCCCCCTCTGCGACCACGAGCAGGCGCTCGGCGACGCGTGCGACGTCTGCGGGCGCGCCCTGCGCGGCGCGGGGGTGGTGCGGGTGCCGGTGCAGCTGCTGGAGGGCCTGGACCCGACCGGGTACGCGTCGGCCCCGGCGCCGTCCGGCGCGGCGATGCCCGAGCTCGAGCCCACCGGCGTCTCCGCCGTCCCGGCGGTGGCGGGGCCGCGCGAGGCGTGGGTCGAGGCGACGGCGCAGGAGGCCGTGGCGGTGGCCGTCGAGCCGCTCGAGGTCGAGCGGACGTCGGGGGACGGCGAGCGCTCGCCGCGCGAGGCGGTCGTGCGCTGCCGGTACTGCGGCGAGCTGGTACCCGAGGGCGAGGCCTTCTGCCTGCGCTGCGCCATGCACATCGGCTCCCGGGCGAGCGCCCCGGAGGCCTTCGTGGAGCAGGTGCGCTGCCGGGCGTGTGGCGCCGCCGGGAGCGGCGAGCGTTGCCACGCTTGTGGGGAGCGCCTGCCGGAGCCCGAGGCGGGCTAGGAGGGGCCGAGCGCGCCCCTTGCCAAGCGGGCGCGCTTTCGGCAAGTTGGGCGACCCTGGTCATGAAAACATTCAACGACCCCGACGTGTTCGCGCGCGTGAAGCGCCTCCCGCTGTACGTCTTCACCATCACCGATCGCCTGCGCGACGCTGCCGTCGCGCGCGGCGTGGACGTGGTCGACTTCTCGATGGGAAATCCGGACGGCGCCGCGCCGCCGCTGGCCGTCGAGACGCTGCGCGCCGCGGCCCTCGACCAGCGCTACCACCGGTACATGAACCCGCGCGGCATCCCCGAGCTGCGCCGGGCGGCCGCGGCCTGGTTCGAGCGGCGGCACGGGATCGCGCTCGACCCCGAGCGCGAGGTGATGGCGACCATCGGCTCGAAGGACGGCATCGGCCACGCCATGGTGGCGCTGCTGCAGGAGGGCGACGCGGTGCTCGCGCCGACGCCCACCTACCCCATCCACGCCTTCGGCGCGCTGCTCGCCGGCGGCGAGACCATCCCGGTGCCGGTCGGGCCGGGGGTGGACTTCATGGAGTCGCTCTTCACCGCCGCGGAGAAGGCGGAGCGGCGGCCCCGCGGGCTGGTGGTGAACTTCCCCGGCAACCCCAGCACCGCCGTCGCCACCCCGGAGCTGTTCCAGAAGATCGTGAAGTTCGCCGAGGCGCGCGACCTCTTCATCGTCTCCGATTGCGCGTACTGCGACATCGTCTTCGACGGCGGCCCGGCGCCCTTCATGCTCCAGGTGCCCGGCGCGCGCGAGCGGACGCTCGAGTTCGTCTCGATGTCGAAGAGCTACAACATGGCCGGGTTCCGGGTCGGCTTCGCCGCCGGCAACCACGCGCTGGTGGCCGCGCTGGCCCGCGTGAAGAGCTACCTCGACTACGGGCTCTTCGGCGCGGTGCAGCTCGCGGCGGCGGCCGTGCTGGACGGCTGCGACGCGTTCCCGGCCGAGGTGTGCGCCAAGTACCGGCGGCGCCGCGACGCGCTGGTGCGCGACTTCGGAGCGGCCGGCTGGCCCATCCCCAGCCCGGCGGCCAGCATGTTCGCCTGGGCGCCCATCCCGGACCAGCTGCGGCACCTCGGCTCGCTCGAGTTCGCGCGGCGGCTCATCGAGGAGGCGGGCGTCTGCGTCTCGCCCGGCATCGGCTTCGGCCCGGCCGGCGAGGGGTACGTGCGGATCGCGCTCGTCGAGGACGAGCCGCGCATCGCCAAGGCGGCGGAGCGGGTGGGTGAGTTCCTGCGCAAGGCGGCGGCCGAGCCGGTCCGCCCGAGCCACACCCCCATCCCCCGCGCCGTGGACCGGGCATGAGCCCTCCGAGCTTCCGCGCCCGCTTCCGCTGCTCCGACGGCTGCGACTTCCAGGCCGAGCTCACGGAGGTCGTGTACCGCTGCCCGAGGTGCCAGGGGCTGCTCGAGGTCGAGCACGACCTGGAGGCGCTGGCCCAGCGCTCCGCGGCCGAGTGGAAGGCGCTCTTCGACGGGCGCTTCCGCGCCGGTCCGTGGCCGCTCGGCTCGGGGGTGTGGGGCAAGAAGGAGTGGGTCTACCCGCAGCTCGCGCTCGAGAACGTCGTC contains:
- a CDS encoding efflux RND transporter permease subunit → MRLDLVSRLTAASLRRWRVFLAGAVLASVASFWLASHLEIRSSFEELLPEDVPSVRHAKELARRVGGDGTILVEVESLDGPGGLARAEAMAVKLTEDFRALRPDVIRAVESDVRPVERWYTDHWPMFLPLDTLRQAQRDLVGALGSAKAKLNPAMNLLGEDEDALPAGELRLDLSRREGLGDLLDPTKPGPREQVAKRFERFADGFMVHPDRRSVTILLRPTGTSLGVGEVRVVLDRIRATIDRHQPELKADRLYVGVGGSYAILLAEYESIVKDAAISFAIVMALVLLSIVAFYREIRPVLALAGALLAGIAATFGLTWLVIGYLNTQTAFLGSIVVGTGVNYGIVYLARVSQLRRRGASLEEACQEGASAAVKGTLLASVGTSVAFGTLLVATNRGFRHFGFIGGVGVLLCWVATFALIPALLAALERLRPYRAPAAAASVDRGSLLIDRLLRRPRAIAAGFAVLTAASLAVFVWHLPNAMERNLDNLTNDATGGEELRRDHARAREALGTSVAGAIALLPTRDGADAYCDALRQRMKEQPRLAQLIESCETVATVIPSHQEEKLAILRDLGDRLTDRVLAHLPADQARRAREIRAQLAEQRLLGDDEGPPSLVDQYRERDGTVGRLAFVRARGDAKLELGPNLRAYAAGVRDVPVAGGKYDAAGADIVVADLLEDIERQGPRVTLLSFLCVCALVVVFFRTRARSALLLLSLGSGVALMAGFATVTGIKINFFNFIVFPITFGIAVDYGANVLSRMVSRRNVAPALKEVGGAVILCSWTTIVGYGSLILSFNRALRSFGWYAMLGELTTLVTAIVLLPALAKLFPGESWMARPGEAILGEDDPPAAADGDDRRAAG
- a CDS encoding DMT family transporter translates to MRPAAGPPPAAPPRGDAGAGPSPAAVRRGLAWGFLGILTFAGSLPTARMAALHLDPLFVSLGRALVAGILSALLLTWRRPRAPAGLEWRWLALVVGGVVLGFPVLSTLALRDMPAAHASVILGTAPLLTAAVAALLARERHGPAFWAASAAGCALVVGFALWRAGGAGAPLRLSRGDALMLAAVVLVAFGYVAGGKAARTLGSWQTISWALVLALPLLPWPVWATRPHGPVPASSWAAFGYQSLVSMFLGFFAWYRGLALGGIARVGQVQLLQPFLSLALSALLLGEAVPPVLWIVAAAVVGCVAVARRAA
- the carB gene encoding carbamoyl-phosphate synthase large subunit; the encoded protein is MPRRTDIKKIMIVGSGPIVIGQACEFDYSGVQACKALQEEGFEVVLLNSNPATIMTDPVFADRTYLEPITPEFAEQILAREKPDALLPTLGGQTALNLAVALARNGALARHGVQLIGASLQAIEKAEDRQLFKQAMDRVGVEMPRSGYATGFEEAKRMADEIGFPIILRPSFTMGGEGGGVAYNREEFEELARRALQLSPNHTILVEESIIGWKEYELEVMRDRNDNVVIICSIENLDPMGVHTGDSITVAPIQTLTDKEYQRMRDASVRIIREIGVDTGGSNIQFGVHPKTGRQVVIEMNPRVSRSSALASKATGFPIAKIAAKLAVGYTLDEIKNDITRETPASFEPTIDYVVTKIPRFAFEKFKGADDTLTTQMKSVGEVMAIGRTFQESFQKALRGLEIDRAGLESPLGKKPGAAYTEAELGRIRDEMRVPRAHRIFWVGEGLRAGMSVEEVHGITFIDPWFLRAIQGLVREEAALARGLPEGAAGWKRVKAMGFSDRRLAQLAGAKEAQVREARWKAGVHPVFKRVDTCAAEFEAYTPYLYSSYEEECEAAPTGRRKVMILGGGPNRIGQGIEFDYCCVHASFALRQAGFETIMVNCNPETVSTDYDTSDRLYFEPLTLEDVLEIVRVEKPEGLIVQYGGQTPLKLAVPLDELSVPILGTTPDAIDRAEDRERFSQLIEKLGLRQPENGVARSAEEAFKVAHRIGYPVMVRPSYVLGGRAMEVVHDDADLRSYLTEAVQASNERPVLIDRFLRDAAEVDVDVVSDGTAVVVGGIMEHIEEAGIHSGDSACALPPYSLSPELVAEIERQSIALARELQVKGLMNVQFAVQGGDVYVLEVNPRASRTVPFVGKATGVSFAKVAALAMVGKTLAEQGLSARPQPQHVSVKEAVFPFARFRGVDTVLGPEMRSTGEVMGIASDFYSAFWKAQAAAGNTLPRDGAGLRAFVSVKDGDKPGLADVCRRLLALGFEVLATRGTAAFLAERGLATTLVQKVQEGRPSIVDRIKDGDVHLVFNTTAGKREIADSYSIRRETLMKGVPYFTTLTGARAAVGAIEAARAGRPEARSLQEYHQVAAPKR
- the greA gene encoding transcription elongation factor GreA, with product MADQRMPITKSGLERLKQELKRLKAVERPKIVKEIAEARSHGDLSENAEYHAAKDKQSHLEGRLLQVEDWIARAEVIDVSKLKGDRVVFGATVTLADGDSGDEVRYQVVGELEADLKKGKISVTSPIARALIGKQEGDVAQVKSPGGQREYEIVSVEFVEEELSAGDEA
- the recG gene encoding ATP-dependent DNA helicase RecG, whose amino-acid sequence is MPGSASGSPPRGAAPGALAAAQHLAALVPPLRFAARDGFAGLPRLSGFGELVQGAVARAREAGAPDSAALRGLSAEAERFEARPLAEKRQALLRVAGHLSALVPVPEELRELAARGRVARGEGKGTSTATSTATATSTATSTATSTPTSTPTSTSATIRPARGSPSLHSPSPPPGERARERGPLGESAVASPPPPRDAKERAARRARLRTKLAELPRAHPAPRALLEERGYLTVEDALAFWPKAYQDRARASTLAELRAGEPGIAVGEVRSAKQARMRSGKPLLRVDLADATGRLDLVFFNPPPWRAKQLTAGETLLVSGKVTEGFGGRRQMSQPEVEKLSPGDSANFGRIVPFYAGPADYQHPALRKLMKRLCDELAPFTVDDLPADVRARRELLPAGQALREAHFPPEGTDPAAAAERATPAFRRLVFEELFFLQLALAQRRRGLRRDPGIAFAAGPEEVARATALLPFQLTGAQRRALDEIARDMARPEPMHRLLQGDVGSGKTAVAFAAMMLAVRSGHQAALMAPTEILAEQHARTMRRWLEGTGVELALVGASARGKAQRDARAALASGKARLAVGTHALIEEDVGLDRLGLVVVDEQHRFGVLQRAKLIGKGGRPDVLVMTATPIPRTLALAFYGDLDQSKIDELPPGRTPVETKVFGDSQRKRAYELARRELEGGRQVYVVYPLVAESEKSDLADATTGAAELARVFAGHEVALLHGQMKADEKDAVMARFRAGEVGVLVATTVIEVGVDVPNATVMIVEHAERFGLSQLHQLRGRVGRGAARSHCLLVAHFKRTSDEARERLRVMEATQDGFELARADLRIRGPGELVGTRQSGQKLFAIADLYRDEAILEEAREEAFALVEADPELRRPEHAAAAEALAERWAGRLSLAQIG
- a CDS encoding protein-L-isoaspartate(D-aspartate) O-methyltransferase, with translation MSRALARQLSEMGIRDPRVLRAVEQVPRQLFVPPALRREAESDRPLPIGFGQTISQPFIVALMTEALQLTGSERVLEVGTGSGYQTALLALLAREVWSVEIVPELSAQAAAALRTLGLENARLRVGDGREGWPEAAPFDRIAVTAAPAAVPEPLLAQLAPGGRLVIPVGADPELQQLELLVRGSDGVTTTTHLLPVRFVPLVGGGG